One window of Papio anubis isolate 15944 chromosome 10, Panubis1.0, whole genome shotgun sequence genomic DNA carries:
- the CFLAR gene encoding CASP8 and FADD-like apoptosis regulator isoform X7: MSAEVIHQVEEALDTDEKEMLLFLCRDVAVDVVPPNVRDLLDILRERGKLSVGDLAELLYRVRRFDLLKRILKTDRKAVETHLLRNPHLISDYRVLMAEIGEDLDKSDVSSLIFLMKDYMGRGKISKEKSFLDLVVELEKLNLVAPDQLDLLEKCLKNIHRIDLKTKIQKYKQSAQGAGTGYKNVLQAAIQKSLKDPSNNFRMIAPYVHCPDL, translated from the exons ATGTCTGCTGAGGTCATCCATCAGGTCGAAGAAGCACTTGACACAGATGAGAAGGAGATGCTGCTCTTTTTGTGCCGGGATGTTGCTGTAGATGTGGTTCCACCTAATGTCAGGGACCTTCTGGATATTTTACGTGAAAGAGGTAAGCTGTCTGTCGGGGACTTGGCTGAACTGCTCTACAGAGTGAGGCGATTTGACCTGCTCAAACGGATCTTGAAGACGGACAGAAAAGCTGTGGAGACCCACCTGCTCAGGAACCCTCACCTTATTTCGGACTATAG AGTGCTGATGGCAGAGATCGGTGAGGATTTGGATAAATCTGACGTATCCTCATTAATTTTCCTCATGAAGGATTACATGGGCCGAGGCAAGATAAGCAAGGAGAAg AGTTTCTTGGACCTTGTGGTTGAGTTGGAGAAACTAAATCTGGTTGCCCCAGATCAACTGGATTTATTAGAAAAATGCCTAAAGAACATCCACAGAATAGACCTGAAGACAAAAATCCAGAAATACAAGCAGTCTG CTCAAGGAGCAGGGACAGGTTATAAGAATGTTCTCCAAGCAGCAATCCAAAAGAGTCTCAAGGACCCTTCAAATAACTTCAGG atGATAGCACCCTATGTCCATTGTCCTGACTTGTAA